A section of the Dehalobacter sp. DCM genome encodes:
- a CDS encoding ATP-binding cassette domain-containing protein, with amino-acid sequence MKDCILETQMLSYTYADGTSALDEVTLGIRKGETTAVLGSNGAGKSTLFLNFNGILKPSSGQVFFRETPLDYTKKGLQELRRKVGIVFQDPDNQLFSANVYQDISFGAVNMKLPEKEIRRRVEIAMERTGITHLKNKATHSLSFGQKKRVAIAGVLVMEPDILVLDEPTAGLDPMGVSEIMKLLKETQNELGLSIVISTHEIDIVPLYCDFVYVLDRGKVILEGTPKEVFSEKETIRSVNLRLPRIGHLMEILRAKDDFALTESAMTISEARKALNDWKNEKSTK; translated from the coding sequence ATGAAGGACTGCATACTGGAAACGCAAATGTTATCTTACACGTATGCCGACGGGACCAGCGCTTTGGATGAGGTTACTCTGGGCATCAGAAAAGGGGAAACGACCGCGGTATTAGGAAGTAACGGCGCCGGAAAATCCACGTTGTTTCTGAACTTTAACGGGATTTTGAAACCGTCCTCCGGGCAAGTATTCTTCAGAGAGACGCCGCTTGATTATACAAAAAAAGGACTGCAGGAACTGCGCAGGAAGGTTGGTATTGTTTTTCAGGATCCGGATAACCAGCTTTTTTCCGCTAATGTTTATCAAGATATTTCTTTTGGGGCCGTTAATATGAAATTACCGGAAAAGGAAATTCGCCGCAGAGTGGAAATCGCGATGGAGCGAACAGGAATAACCCATCTGAAGAATAAAGCGACCCATTCTCTCAGCTTCGGTCAGAAAAAAAGGGTGGCTATTGCCGGGGTGCTTGTTATGGAGCCGGATATACTGGTGTTGGATGAACCGACAGCAGGGCTTGATCCGATGGGAGTCAGTGAGATCATGAAACTTCTTAAGGAAACCCAAAATGAACTTGGGCTTTCCATTGTTATCTCGACCCATGAGATTGATATTGTTCCGCTCTACTGCGATTTTGTTTATGTCCTGGATCGAGGAAAAGTCATTCTGGAAGGGACGCCGAAAGAAGTCTTTTCAGAAAAGGAAACGATTCGAAGTGTTAACTTAAGGCTGCCGCGAATTGGGCATCTAATGGAAATACTGAGGGCGAAAGATGATTTTGCTTTGACAGAATCGGCGATGACCATATCTGAGGCGCGGAAGGCATTAAATGATTGGAAGAATGAAAAATCAACAAAATAG
- a CDS encoding DMT family transporter: MKNQQNRLFWFPILQIIAAAALFGASVPLAKLLLGDIAPVPLAGFLYIGSGMGMLLWRVLFKADQGSCREAKIVKQDWPWLIGAISSGGIAAPIVLMVSLKQAPASTAALLLNFEGVATTIIAGIVFKEHIGKRIWGAVLLIAVASIALSWNTSGQWGFSLSAVGVLAACGLWGADNNFTRNISAKDPYMIVAIKGSCAGIFSLLLAQIIGQPFPHLSYAVMAMFLGCLSYGCSIVFFIQGMRELGSARTSALYGIAPFLGAVLSIALYREVPEIQFIVAMPVMILGAILLLKEDHVHWHRHHYTEHEHRHCHSDGHHTHSHQGDTKLEKNYHSHVHQHEETEHWHGHTPNIHHRHSH; this comes from the coding sequence ATGAAAAATCAACAAAATAGATTGTTTTGGTTTCCTATTTTGCAGATTATCGCAGCCGCCGCTTTGTTCGGGGCCAGTGTCCCTTTGGCAAAGCTGCTGTTAGGGGATATTGCCCCTGTACCGCTGGCCGGATTCTTGTACATAGGCAGCGGTATGGGGATGTTGCTTTGGCGCGTTTTGTTTAAGGCTGATCAAGGCAGTTGCCGTGAAGCAAAAATTGTTAAACAGGATTGGCCATGGTTGATCGGGGCCATCTCATCCGGCGGAATAGCCGCTCCCATTGTCTTGATGGTTTCACTGAAACAGGCACCTGCTTCGACAGCTGCCCTTTTGTTAAATTTTGAAGGCGTGGCGACAACCATTATTGCCGGGATTGTGTTTAAAGAACACATCGGGAAGCGTATTTGGGGGGCAGTTCTATTAATTGCCGTTGCCAGCATCGCGCTGTCCTGGAATACTTCCGGGCAATGGGGTTTCTCCCTTAGTGCCGTCGGGGTACTCGCCGCTTGCGGCTTGTGGGGCGCGGATAACAATTTTACACGGAATATCTCAGCTAAAGATCCATATATGATTGTTGCCATCAAAGGTTCGTGTGCAGGAATATTCTCTCTGCTCCTGGCGCAAATTATCGGACAGCCATTTCCGCATTTGTCCTATGCGGTAATGGCAATGTTCTTGGGGTGTCTAAGCTATGGCTGCAGTATCGTTTTCTTTATTCAAGGCATGCGAGAACTGGGCTCAGCCCGGACAAGCGCCTTATATGGCATTGCGCCTTTCTTGGGAGCTGTTTTATCCATCGCCTTATATAGAGAGGTTCCGGAAATACAGTTTATTGTCGCAATGCCTGTGATGATACTGGGTGCCATTTTGTTATTAAAAGAAGACCATGTTCATTGGCACAGACATCACTATACCGAACATGAACACCGGCATTGCCATAGTGATGGGCATCATACCCACAGTCATCAGGGTGATACGAAATTGGAAAAAAACTATCATTCGCATGTCCACCAACACGAAGAGACAGAACATTGGCATGGGCACACGCCAAACATTCATCACCGGCATAGTCACTAG
- the cobK gene encoding precorrin-6A reductase, translating into MSKSLVIAGTAEAKEVIIQLLKMNIEVSAVVTSRLGSQALADIENIRIHQGRVSKQWIAGLLDSIEPDYVIDVSNPFSLETTRNAMSVSQIKKIGYIRYERESVIDNWKDIIRVKNHDEAYKKLLSCQGNILLTIGSGKVKVFTNIPEYKNRLFIRVLPDSKVIERCEKMGFNANNLIAMKGPFSEELNIALIKYCNAAVLVTKESGNTGGVMEKIRAAQRIGIPVIMIEREELHHENKARSVDEVIRLIQNIQQE; encoded by the coding sequence ATGTCAAAATCGCTTGTAATTGCAGGCACAGCAGAAGCAAAAGAGGTCATTATTCAATTGCTGAAAATGAATATCGAAGTTTCGGCAGTTGTTACCTCGAGACTTGGAAGCCAGGCTTTGGCGGATATTGAAAATATCCGTATTCATCAAGGGAGGGTCTCAAAGCAATGGATCGCCGGCTTGCTCGATAGCATTGAGCCGGATTACGTTATTGATGTTTCCAATCCTTTTTCTTTGGAGACAACCCGCAATGCGATGAGCGTTTCCCAAATAAAAAAAATTGGCTATATCCGCTATGAAAGAGAGTCTGTGATTGACAATTGGAAAGATATTATCCGTGTAAAAAACCATGATGAGGCATATAAAAAACTCTTAAGCTGCCAGGGCAATATTCTATTGACTATCGGAAGCGGCAAAGTCAAAGTATTTACAAATATTCCAGAGTATAAGAATCGTTTGTTTATCAGGGTCCTTCCTGACAGCAAAGTCATTGAACGGTGTGAAAAAATGGGTTTTAATGCCAATAACCTTATCGCTATGAAGGGGCCTTTCAGCGAAGAACTAAATATTGCCTTGATCAAATATTGCAACGCGGCTGTACTGGTAACAAAAGAAAGCGGAAATACAGGAGGCGTCATGGAAAAGATTCGTGCGGCACAACGTATTGGGATTCCGGTAATTATGATTGAACGTGAGGAACTGCACCATGAAAACAAAGCCAGGTCTGTGGATGAGGTCATCCGACTGATACAAAATATTCAACAGGAGTGA
- a CDS encoding ABC transporter substrate-binding protein, which produces MIRGHQKNVCLIVIIIMLCSALMVGCSGGTEKSNKALTGKEVSLSYTSAFKIVDYGDNFTLLTDAEGNQFLLVPEGTETPEISEAAGATVVNTPLKKVVYCSTTQVGLLQAIFTDQEWDSIAAVTTDTADWYVDAVKTRMESGAIQYVGTGGMADPDYEKIQALNPDMVFVYTGDYGLQKTLAKMKELKIPCAVVNDYTEATDLGRLEWLKFLGAFYNKGQEAAVFIEAKAAMLDEIAAAVKDKPSPKVVYGMIYDGKVYIPDGGSYVAKQIKEAGGDYVFAEVNPDKASSSQVTVEEFYAKGKDADVFIYSSMVAYMPSLESLLKTEPLLKDFQSVKNGKVYCFAPWYYMSINKTIEGVKDMASFFHEGLYPDWELVMFQQMPEK; this is translated from the coding sequence ATGATTCGGGGTCATCAAAAAAATGTTTGTTTAATTGTCATTATAATTATGCTTTGTTCCGCACTTATGGTCGGCTGTTCCGGCGGAACTGAGAAAAGCAATAAAGCCTTAACTGGCAAAGAGGTCAGTTTGAGCTATACGAGCGCGTTTAAAATCGTCGATTACGGTGATAATTTCACCCTATTGACAGATGCTGAAGGCAATCAGTTCCTGCTGGTGCCGGAGGGTACGGAAACCCCTGAAATTAGCGAGGCTGCAGGTGCGACGGTGGTCAACACGCCCCTGAAAAAGGTGGTTTATTGTTCGACCACGCAGGTGGGGCTGCTGCAGGCGATATTTACCGATCAGGAATGGGACAGCATCGCCGCTGTGACCACGGACACGGCGGACTGGTACGTCGATGCGGTTAAAACGCGTATGGAGAGCGGCGCTATCCAATATGTCGGTACTGGGGGCATGGCGGATCCGGATTATGAAAAAATCCAGGCGCTGAACCCGGATATGGTCTTTGTCTATACCGGGGATTACGGACTGCAGAAAACGCTGGCCAAAATGAAGGAGCTTAAAATCCCCTGCGCGGTGGTCAATGATTATACGGAAGCGACGGATCTTGGACGCTTGGAATGGCTGAAATTTTTAGGCGCCTTCTATAACAAGGGTCAGGAAGCCGCCGTCTTTATCGAGGCGAAAGCGGCGATGCTGGATGAGATTGCCGCTGCCGTCAAGGATAAACCGAGTCCAAAGGTTGTCTATGGCATGATCTACGATGGCAAAGTGTATATTCCGGACGGCGGATCGTATGTCGCCAAGCAAATCAAGGAAGCCGGAGGAGACTACGTCTTTGCGGAGGTTAATCCGGATAAAGCCAGCAGCTCCCAAGTCACCGTGGAGGAATTCTACGCTAAAGGCAAGGATGCGGACGTTTTCATTTATTCATCGATGGTTGCCTATATGCCTTCACTGGAAAGTCTGCTGAAAACCGAGCCGTTGTTAAAAGATTTTCAATCCGTTAAGAACGGAAAAGTGTATTGCTTTGCCCCCTGGTACTACATGTCAATTAATAAAACTATCGAAGGCGTAAAGGATATGGCTTCGTTCTTCCACGAAGGACTGTACCCGGACTGGGAACTTGTCATGTTTCAGCAGATGCCTGAAAAGTAA
- a CDS encoding adenosylcobinamide amidohydrolase produces MKIHMLPTGDEVHRYQKSIVIPFKNSRKVLSTSPLNGGYRENLLSAFNHDSNPGAGISCSLRTDSYLNDLKLLATEIGLDPATATGISTAASMDNVAIKAVSYENLTVTAIVTGGVEVNGGRVGDPASYHEARGKTVMTKEGTINIILDIDADLLPGTLARALVTCTEAKTAALQELMAGSSYSRGLATGSGTDGTIIIANSQSDLKLTYAGKHSKLGELIGLAVKPAVKEALFLQTGLSPKSQHSMLRRLKRFGITEDGIWNKHGVLGEKTLAKPVFIQQLESVDREEELVALTSLYVHLLDQMDWELITPGRAAQEGRYLVERIKQKYQLDVEYTFSWQSAEETITGMLANFTDVIARISAGGPDV; encoded by the coding sequence TTGAAAATTCATATGTTGCCGACAGGGGATGAAGTTCACCGGTATCAAAAGAGCATTGTTATTCCGTTTAAGAATAGCCGAAAGGTCTTAAGCACGTCGCCTTTAAATGGAGGCTACCGCGAAAATCTTCTATCAGCCTTTAACCATGATTCAAACCCAGGAGCAGGAATTTCCTGTTCGCTCAGGACCGATTCCTACTTGAACGATCTGAAGCTGCTCGCCACGGAGATCGGACTCGATCCGGCTACGGCCACGGGCATATCCACAGCCGCGTCGATGGACAATGTTGCAATCAAAGCGGTTTCTTATGAAAACCTGACGGTGACCGCCATTGTTACCGGGGGTGTGGAAGTAAACGGCGGGAGAGTCGGAGATCCCGCATCTTACCACGAAGCCCGGGGGAAAACCGTTATGACCAAGGAAGGCACGATCAATATCATTCTGGATATTGATGCGGATCTACTGCCGGGTACGTTGGCCCGCGCTCTGGTAACCTGCACAGAAGCCAAAACGGCAGCACTGCAGGAACTGATGGCGGGAAGCAGCTATTCCCGGGGGTTAGCAACCGGCTCAGGGACTGACGGGACGATTATCATCGCCAACAGCCAATCAGATTTAAAACTGACTTACGCGGGCAAGCACAGCAAATTAGGTGAGCTAATCGGCCTGGCTGTGAAACCGGCTGTCAAAGAGGCGTTGTTTTTGCAGACCGGTTTGTCTCCAAAGAGCCAGCATAGTATGCTGAGACGCTTGAAACGGTTTGGCATAACGGAAGATGGTATCTGGAACAAACATGGCGTCTTAGGAGAAAAAACACTGGCCAAGCCTGTTTTCATTCAACAATTGGAAAGTGTAGATCGCGAAGAGGAGCTTGTCGCTCTTACCTCACTGTATGTCCACCTGCTGGATCAAATGGACTGGGAGTTGATTACTCCCGGACGTGCTGCCCAGGAAGGCAGATATCTTGTGGAGAGAATAAAACAAAAGTATCAGCTTGACGTGGAATATACTTTTTCCTGGCAGTCCGCTGAGGAGACAATAACCGGAATGCTGGCGAATTTCACGGACGTGATAGCCAGAATCAGCGCGGGAGGTCCGGATGTTTAA
- the cobN gene encoding cobaltochelatase subunit CobN, translating to MFKIVFIMSPMDSSYKLKEAKKQIEEERKDIHIQFVDSFKMDTDPATAEAAMQQLEEAELVLILMHGGITHFQSFEAVICRFENKKKFFIHTGLEDENRLLLARTGISHGEYLEILRYILSANRENGVNLFKYLASRYGGVAVDYAPPMPMVWEGVYDPRQEDIDVASALENANSSGKPVIAILFYSKYKHEHDLAHIDALIAQVEKLGGYPLAVFSTSAPDPVMGCQGFRWVIREVLLKEGVCQVDAVINTLGYSQSIMANPGNGTAMVEHSIFEELNVPVIQAMATYQTYENWLDNLRGIDMMSFPICVYYPEFDGQIITVTYAYSEYIRDEIGERILRKPIPDRVDQICRLAMNWAKLRNKPIQDKKIAILFHNMPPRNDMIGCAFGLDTPQSVFLMIEALKTEGIRTSYDFADGDDIIGRIIAAVSNDTRWLSAEKALARSKSIITGETYRNWFAEFPATVKEQLVRDWGKPPGEYMVHEDQLPVPGIINGNLFIGLQPPRGYEEKADEVYHSTDIVPPHQYIAYYEWLRNDFQADAVVHVGTHGTLEWLPGKEIGLSQRCYPDVAIRDLPHLYPYSITVLGEGIQAKRRSNAVILDHLIPALMRSGTYDAMEALDDLVKQYYQAKQTDSGKVSIIRNAIIESVVKNDYHTDLNVNPEDINADFEPFLALLHNWLEEIKNTLIKDGLHILGKAPEHEKLVHMVCALLRLPNGKVVSLTEAACSACGYAYDDLKNNPHFTDHTGKTNLMRFDELEDISRDIIRCYLESGFDQEKSLQILSESELGPFERDLEPLKTVLAFILEVVLPKLQKTKEEIIYLLAGIHGRFVPPGGGGSPTRGNVNILPTGRNFYAIDPMSVPTRASWQVGKQLGDRLIERYLQDEEKYPETVVIVVYAGETMKTCGDDIAEILYLMGIQPKWLDSSDKVIGLEPIPSDELKRPRIDVTLRISGLFRDTFPNLVNLVEEAVTLAAGLDEKEEENYIRRNVMQEVTELTARGMSLEAAREEAGLRIFSDPPGTYGAGVEQLINSKNWKDVTDLGNNYTFWGGYAYGRKMHGKKVTEVFARRLSLAQVTVKNESSMEIDMLESDDFYNYHGGLIAAVRTHSGLKPKSYCGDSSDPSRVKLSDVREQSAKIMRSRILNPKWFDGLRAHGYKGAQEISGMVDFVFGWDATSDIIEDWMYEKICENYLFNEERKDWIASVNLWAVQNMVERLLEAQQRGMWKAKEVSLEKLRAIYMEIEGNIEDCT from the coding sequence ATGTTTAAGATCGTTTTTATTATGTCCCCGATGGATTCCTCTTACAAACTGAAAGAAGCAAAAAAACAGATTGAAGAGGAACGAAAAGATATCCACATTCAATTTGTCGACAGTTTTAAGATGGATACGGACCCAGCGACCGCCGAAGCGGCAATGCAGCAGCTTGAAGAAGCAGAATTGGTCCTGATTCTGATGCATGGCGGGATCACGCATTTTCAAAGCTTTGAAGCGGTGATCTGCCGGTTTGAAAATAAAAAGAAATTTTTTATCCATACCGGGCTCGAAGACGAAAACCGGCTCCTGCTTGCCAGAACAGGGATATCCCATGGGGAATATCTGGAAATTTTACGGTATATTCTATCGGCAAACAGAGAGAACGGCGTTAATCTGTTCAAATATTTAGCTTCCCGGTATGGCGGGGTGGCAGTTGATTACGCGCCTCCCATGCCCATGGTCTGGGAAGGGGTCTATGATCCGCGCCAGGAGGACATTGACGTTGCCTCCGCCTTGGAAAATGCTAACAGTTCCGGCAAACCGGTCATTGCCATTCTGTTTTACAGCAAGTACAAGCATGAACACGATTTGGCCCATATTGACGCCTTAATTGCCCAAGTTGAAAAATTAGGCGGTTATCCGCTGGCGGTGTTTTCGACCTCGGCGCCGGATCCGGTCATGGGATGCCAAGGCTTTCGATGGGTGATCCGGGAGGTGCTGCTAAAGGAGGGTGTCTGTCAGGTTGATGCCGTGATCAACACGCTCGGGTACTCTCAAAGCATTATGGCCAATCCGGGAAACGGTACGGCAATGGTAGAACATAGTATTTTTGAGGAACTCAATGTGCCGGTGATTCAGGCAATGGCGACGTATCAAACTTATGAGAATTGGCTGGACAATCTCCGGGGGATTGACATGATGTCCTTTCCCATTTGCGTTTACTATCCTGAATTTGACGGTCAGATTATCACTGTGACTTATGCTTATAGTGAATATATCCGGGATGAAATCGGGGAAAGAATCTTGCGCAAGCCGATTCCGGACAGAGTGGATCAGATCTGCCGTCTGGCCATGAATTGGGCCAAGCTGAGGAACAAGCCGATTCAGGATAAAAAAATCGCGATTTTGTTCCATAATATGCCGCCCCGCAATGATATGATCGGCTGCGCCTTTGGGCTGGATACCCCGCAAAGTGTATTTCTGATGATCGAGGCCCTGAAAACAGAAGGAATCCGAACAAGCTACGATTTTGCAGACGGGGATGACATTATCGGCAGGATTATTGCGGCAGTCAGCAATGATACCCGTTGGCTCTCGGCGGAAAAGGCGCTGGCAAGAAGTAAAAGTATCATCACAGGGGAGACATATAGAAACTGGTTTGCAGAATTCCCCGCAACGGTAAAAGAACAGCTGGTGCGGGATTGGGGCAAGCCGCCCGGAGAATACATGGTGCATGAAGATCAGCTCCCCGTCCCGGGAATCATCAACGGCAATCTGTTTATCGGCCTTCAACCCCCCCGGGGATACGAGGAAAAGGCGGATGAAGTCTATCACAGCACGGATATTGTACCGCCTCACCAATATATTGCCTACTATGAGTGGCTGAGAAATGATTTTCAGGCTGATGCGGTGGTGCATGTCGGGACGCACGGTACCCTGGAGTGGCTGCCTGGGAAGGAAATCGGTCTGTCGCAGCGCTGTTATCCCGATGTTGCGATTCGGGACCTGCCGCATCTGTACCCTTACAGCATCACCGTGTTGGGAGAAGGCATCCAAGCCAAAAGAAGATCCAACGCGGTGATCCTCGACCACCTGATTCCGGCATTGATGCGCAGTGGGACCTATGACGCGATGGAAGCACTTGACGATCTGGTCAAACAGTATTACCAGGCCAAACAGACAGACAGCGGCAAAGTCAGTATTATCCGGAACGCCATCATAGAGTCCGTTGTCAAAAACGACTATCATACCGACTTGAACGTCAACCCCGAAGACATAAACGCCGATTTCGAACCATTCCTCGCCTTATTGCACAATTGGCTGGAAGAGATCAAAAATACCCTGATTAAGGATGGACTGCATATTCTAGGCAAGGCACCGGAACATGAAAAATTGGTTCATATGGTTTGCGCCCTGCTGAGACTGCCCAACGGCAAGGTGGTTTCGTTGACAGAAGCGGCGTGTTCAGCCTGCGGGTACGCTTATGATGATTTAAAGAATAATCCTCATTTCACGGATCATACCGGCAAGACCAATTTGATGCGTTTTGACGAGTTGGAAGACATCAGCCGGGATATCATCCGCTGCTATTTGGAAAGCGGCTTTGATCAGGAAAAAAGCCTGCAGATTCTGTCAGAATCTGAGCTTGGTCCATTCGAGAGAGACCTGGAACCGTTGAAGACAGTCTTGGCGTTTATTCTTGAGGTCGTCCTGCCCAAACTGCAAAAAACGAAGGAAGAGATTATATATTTGCTGGCGGGTATTCATGGCCGCTTTGTGCCTCCGGGTGGAGGAGGGTCCCCAACCAGGGGAAATGTCAATATCCTTCCCACCGGCAGAAATTTTTATGCCATTGACCCGATGTCCGTTCCGACCCGCGCTTCCTGGCAGGTGGGGAAACAGCTGGGAGACAGGCTGATTGAGCGCTATCTGCAGGATGAAGAAAAATACCCGGAAACGGTGGTTATTGTTGTTTATGCGGGGGAAACCATGAAAACTTGCGGTGACGATATTGCTGAGATTCTGTACTTGATGGGGATACAGCCTAAATGGCTGGACAGCTCCGATAAAGTAATCGGACTTGAACCGATTCCGTCGGATGAGCTTAAACGGCCGAGAATCGATGTCACCCTGCGGATTTCCGGATTATTCCGCGATACTTTTCCAAATTTGGTGAATTTGGTGGAAGAGGCGGTCACCTTGGCAGCCGGACTGGACGAAAAGGAAGAAGAAAATTATATTCGCCGCAATGTCATGCAGGAAGTTACGGAATTGACTGCACGGGGTATGAGTTTGGAAGCTGCCAGGGAAGAAGCCGGTCTGCGGATTTTCAGCGATCCCCCGGGAACGTACGGTGCGGGTGTAGAACAGCTAATCAACAGCAAAAACTGGAAGGATGTCACCGATCTCGGCAATAACTATACTTTCTGGGGCGGCTATGCTTATGGCAGAAAAATGCACGGTAAAAAAGTAACGGAAGTGTTTGCCCGACGGTTGTCTTTGGCACAGGTCACGGTAAAAAATGAATCGTCCATGGAAATTGATATGCTGGAAAGTGACGACTTTTATAATTATCATGGCGGATTGATTGCAGCCGTCAGGACGCACTCCGGTCTAAAACCGAAATCGTATTGCGGCGACAGCAGTGATCCGTCCAGGGTAAAACTGAGTGACGTACGGGAACAGTCGGCAAAGATCATGCGTTCCAGAATACTTAACCCGAAATGGTTTGACGGACTCCGGGCGCACGGTTACAAAGGCGCTCAGGAAATATCGGGCATGGTCGATTTTGTTTTTGGCTGGGATGCGACCTCGGACATCATTGAGGATTGGATGTATGAAAAAATCTGCGAGAATTACTTGTTCAATGAAGAAAGAAAAGATTGGATCGCGAGTGTGAATTTATGGGCGGTTCAAAATATGGTCGAGCGATTGCTGGAAGCCCAGCAAAGAGGCATGTGGAAAGCTAAGGAAGTAAGCCTCGAAAAGCTGCGCGCTATTTATATGGAGATTGAGGGGAATATCGAGGACTGCACATAA
- a CDS encoding FecCD family ABC transporter permease yields MDQQKQRVQKHLLFIIILALLATIVFLFNVSVGSVNISLDHVVKILTGQETGSSTDASIVMNIRLPRALATLAGGACLAVAGLLLQIFFRNPIVEPYVLGISSGASLFVGLVFLGGYSFGVKEITPMFLFAGAFLGAMVVMLVVVFAAKKVKNITTLLIIGLMAGFVCSAMTSMLTAFADKENIHVFMMWTLGSFSGFSWMQVKCLYLISIPFLLLSLLICKPLNAMLFGEKYALSMGLNIKRFRMLVILISSVLTAVITAFAGPVSFVGLAVPHMVRISFGTSDNRILLPGVILAGALMTGICDLGARMLLAPTELPLSAITSLIGAPIVVYLLLRKGSEL; encoded by the coding sequence ATGGATCAGCAGAAACAAAGAGTCCAAAAGCATTTATTATTCATTATTATCCTGGCGCTGTTGGCGACAATCGTATTTCTCTTCAATGTTTCAGTGGGTTCTGTCAATATCAGCTTGGATCATGTTGTTAAGATCTTGACGGGACAGGAAACAGGCAGCAGCACCGACGCGTCCATCGTCATGAATATTCGTCTGCCAAGAGCCTTGGCCACCCTTGCCGGCGGAGCCTGCCTGGCGGTGGCGGGGCTTTTGCTGCAAATCTTCTTTAGGAACCCGATTGTCGAACCTTATGTCCTGGGAATTTCCTCAGGCGCCAGTTTGTTTGTAGGACTTGTGTTCCTGGGAGGATACTCCTTTGGCGTAAAAGAAATTACCCCAATGTTTCTGTTCGCCGGCGCTTTTCTGGGCGCGATGGTGGTGATGCTTGTTGTTGTCTTCGCCGCTAAAAAAGTAAAAAATATTACCACCCTTCTGATTATCGGGTTGATGGCGGGGTTTGTCTGCAGCGCGATGACCAGCATGCTGACAGCGTTTGCTGATAAAGAAAATATCCACGTGTTTATGATGTGGACGCTGGGCAGCTTTTCCGGGTTTTCCTGGATGCAGGTAAAATGCTTGTATCTGATCAGCATTCCGTTCCTGCTGCTGTCGTTGCTCATCTGCAAACCCCTTAACGCCATGCTTTTTGGAGAAAAATACGCGTTATCCATGGGCTTAAATATCAAACGTTTCCGCATGCTGGTTATCCTTATTTCCAGCGTGCTGACCGCGGTGATCACGGCGTTTGCGGGTCCGGTTTCCTTTGTGGGTTTGGCGGTTCCGCATATGGTCAGAATTTCTTTCGGTACATCGGATAACCGAATCTTGCTTCCGGGTGTCATTCTTGCGGGCGCCTTAATGACCGGGATTTGTGACTTGGGAGCGCGGATGCTGCTGGCGCCGACGGAGTTGCCGCTAAGTGCGATCACGTCTTTGATTGGCGCGCCGATTGTTGTTTATCTGCTGCTGAGAAAGGGGAGTGAACTGTGA